A genome region from Nicotiana tabacum cultivar K326 chromosome 13, ASM71507v2, whole genome shotgun sequence includes the following:
- the LOC107786329 gene encoding uncharacterized protein LOC107786329 codes for MSSPTPGYPPLNPSQLIQTITTLLSSSKSLPKSTLKSYLPHLTLPIIHSILSSPTLSSHPTTLFSFFQWSQSHIPSLSTHPLPFPALPSLLSSLLSHRKFKIAKSLLLNFIPSDHPQHLLHRHLLHPISSFPQPSRDLLDTAIGSYCQCEQPHLALQIFKKMKRLRMCPNLLTFNTLINALVKYPSTHSVDLCNELFNDVLKLGLAPNTNTFNILIRGYCLVYKFKDANGLLNRMSEFGCVPDNVSYNTLLDGLCKKGRLNDVRDLLLDMKGKGLVPNRNTYNILVHGYCKMGWLKDAAQVVELMTQNNTLPDLWTYNMLIDGLCNEGRIDDAFKLRDEMVGLKLLPDVKTYNTLINGCLDNKRSSEAFDLLEVMNKKGIKCDESTHNTLIKWYCKEGKVEKAREVIQQMEEGGLCPDCVSYNTLISAYCKAGNLPEVLRIMKRMGEKGLKMDNFSLNTMLHTLCQERKLDEAYELLSVAHTRGYLVDAVSYGTLIAGYFRCGNMEKALKLWDEMKEREVIPTIITYNIIIGGLCKSGKTQLAIAKLNELLEKGIVPNEITYNTIIHGYCWEGNIEKAFQFHNKMVENSFKPDVYTCNILLRGLCREGMLEKAIKLFNTWIDKGKTIDVVTYNTLITALCKDQRLEDALGLVAEMEEKNVQRDKYTHNAIIGALTDAGRLKEAEEFLSNMTERERPSEQQPQMDNREHELTAESSHELDPSSITYSQQIDELCAEGRYKDAMLIYTELTQRGIALQKSTYFTLIKGLIKRRKSVSKTG; via the coding sequence ATGAGTTCCCCAACTCCAGGATATCCTCCATTGAATCCTTCTCAACTAATCCAAACAATCACCACTCTTCTCTCTTCCTCCAAATCCCTCCCCAAATCCACTCTCAAATCCTACCTCCCTCACCTCACCCTTCCCATTATCCACTCCATTCTCTCCTCCCCTACCCTCTCTTCTCACCCCACCACCCTCTTCTCCTTCTTCCAATGGTCTCAATCCCACATACCCTCTCTCTCCACCCACCCCCTCCCTTTTCCTGCCCTCCCCTCTCTCTTATCCTCCCTCTTATCCCATCGCAAATTCAAGATTGCCAAATCCCTTCTCCTTAACTTTATCCCTTCTGATCACCCCCAACACCTTCTCCACCGTCACCTCCTTCACCCCATTTCCTCTTTCCCTCAACCCTCAAGGGATTTGTTGGATACTGCTATTGGTTCTTATTGCCAGTGTGAACAACCCCATCTTGCTCTTCagattttcaagaaaatgaaaCGCCTTCGAATGTGCCCGAATTTGCTGACTTTTAATACTTTGATTAATGCATTGGTAAAGTACCCTTCTACTCACTCTGTTGATTTATGTAATGAGCTGTTCAATGATGTGCTTAAGCTTGGTTTGGCTCCGAATACAAATACTTTCAATATTTTGATTAGAGGGTATTGTTTAGTTTACAAGTTTAAGGATGCTAATGGCTTGTTGAATAGAATGAGTGAGTTTGGTTGCGTGCCGGATAATGTGAGTTATAATACTTTATTGGATGGACTGTGCAAGAAAGGTAGGTTGAATGATGTTAGGGATTTGTTGTTGGATATGAAGGGTAAAGGTCTCGTGCCAAACAGGAATACGTATAATATTTTGGTACATGGTTATTGTAAAATGGGGTGGTTGAAGGACGCTGCTCAGGTCGTCGAGCTGATGACGCAGAACAATACGTTGCCTGATCTTTGGACTTATAATATGTTGATTGATGGTCTGTGTAATGAAGGAAGGATCGATGATGCCTTTAAGCTTCGGGATGAGATGGTCGGGTTGAAGTTGTTGCCTGATGTGAAAACTTATAACACCCTGATTAACGGGTGTCTTGATAATAAGAGAAGTTCAGAGGCCTTTGATCTGCTTGAAGTAATGAATAAGAAAGGGATCAAATGTGATGAATCTACTCATAATACATTGATTAAATGGTATTGCAAAGAAGGGAAGGTAGAAAAAGCTAGAGAGGTGATTCAACAAATGGAGGAAGGTGGTTTATGTCCAGATTGTGTTTCCTACAATACTTTGATAAGTGCATACTGTAAAGCAGGAAATCTACCAGAGGTTTTGAGGATAATGAAAAGAATGGGTGAAAAAGGTTTGAAAATGGATAATTTTTCTCTCAATACAATGCTTCATACTCTTTGTCAAGAAAGGAAACTTGATGAGGCCTACGAGTTGCTCTCTGTTGCTCATACCAGGGGCTATCTTGTCGATGCGGTAAGTTATGGCACTCTTATTGCTGGGTACTTTAGGTGTGGAAATATGGAAAAAGCTCTTAAGCTTTGGGATGAGATGAAAGAGAGAGAGGTAATTCCCACTATTATCACATACAACATCATAATTGGAGGGCTCTGTAAATCAGGTAAAACTCAGCTGGCAATCGCTAAACTCAACGAACTTTTAGAGAAGGGCATAGTGCCTAATGAAATAACATACAATACTATTATTCATGGATACTGTTGGGAGGGGAACATTGAGAAAGCATTTCAATTTCACAACAAAATGGTGGAGAATTCTTTTAAGCCTGATGTATATACGTGCAACATTCTTCTTCGGGGACTTTGTAGGGAAGGCATGCTTGAAAAAGCCATTAAGCTATTTAATACGTGGATTGATAAAGGGAAGACCATTGATGTAGTAACTTATAACACCTTGATTACGGCTCTTTGTAAAGATCAAAGACTTGAGGATGCTCTAGGCCTTGTTGCTGAAATGGAAGAGAAAAATGTCCAACGTGATAAGTACACACATAATGCTATTATTGGTGCACTTACTGATGCTGGAAGGCTTAAGGAAGCAGAAGAATTTTTGTCAAATATGACAGAGAGAGAAAGACCATCTGAACAGCAGCCGCAAATGGATAACAGGGAACATGAACTCACAGCTGAATCTTCACATGAACTAGATCCAAGTTCAATTACTTATTCACAGCAGATTGATGAGCTTTGTGCAGAGGGAAGATATAAAGATGCGATGCTTATCTATACAGAACTTACTCAGAGAGGTATTGCTCTACAGAAGTCTACTTATTTCACTCTGATAAAAGGACTGATCAAGAGGAGAAAAAGTGTATCAAAGACAGGTTGA
- the LOC107786327 gene encoding uncharacterized protein LOC107786327, with protein MGSSERLRSSPMVYRNLLKAVEKHIGKEEHKVHFTDFIREEFRKKSNLECPKDPSFIQRRINLAQNYAYLLNSVHHHKDLLFSYNIAVDRSDEMTKVLGKSAASVGLRLPDVYQS; from the exons ATGGGGTCCTCTGAACGTTTAAGATCTTCGCCAATGGTGTATAGGAATCTACTAAAAGCAGTGGAAAAGCACATAGGGAAGGAAGAACACAAGGTTCATTTCACTGACTTCATCAGGGAAGAGTTCAGGAAGAAGAGCAATCTTGAATGCCCAAAAGACCCCTCTTTTATTCAGCGGAGGATTAATCTTGCTCAAAATTATGCTTACCTTCTCAACAGTGTCCACCATCATAAG GACTTGTTATTTTCTTACAACATTGCAGTAGATAGATCCGATGAGATGACAAAAGTGCTGGGCAAATCTGCTGCAAGTGTGGGGCTCCGCCTTCCTGATGTTTATCAGTCTTGA
- the LOC107786328 gene encoding uncharacterized protein LOC107786328: MLKLKPLIYSPSAWPHSVVTEASTVPLRLAGFPVADKSSGSFPANSCIKSPHQLFSTRRRLSHRCFSVSMESAAGVNTATSSSVVKLKPIEATPESFKEFGQVIEASPDGEEFGPRDAQLDLSRGIPRFYVMQLKDRSLRFSKITHHANVTQCLGSIGGNVWYLGVAKPSIVDPADIKGAAGADIVQSRCGHFYVPPAVGEVQAFRISGPKFVKLNHGTWHAGPLFTDDKMDFYNLELNNTNVVDHTTHDFIKKNGVVFLLDD, encoded by the exons ATGCTGAAATTGAAGCCATTGATATATTCCCCATCCGCTTGGCCACATAGTGTGGTCACAGAAGCTTCAACTGTTCCTCTCCGACTCGCCGGATTTCCGGTCGCCGACAAAAGTTCCGGTTCATTTCCGGCGAATTCATGCATAAAATCTCCTCATCAACTGTTTTCGACTCGCCGTCGCTTAAGCCACCGTTGTTTTTCTGTATCAATGGAATCTGCTGCCGGCGTTAACACGGCGACGTCGTCGTCCGTGGTGAAGCTGAAACCCATAGAAGCAACCCCTGAGAGTTTTAAAGAGTTCGGTCAAGTAATTGAGGCGTCCCCTGATGGGGAAGAATTTGGACCTCGTGATGCTCAGCTTGACTTGAGCCGTGGCATTCCCAG GTTTTACGTTATGCAGCTGAAAGATCGGTCGCTCAGATTTTCTAAGATAACACATCATGCCAATGTGACCCAATGTCTGGGATCTATTGGAGGCAATGTTTGGTATCTTGGAGTTGCTAAGCCATCTATTGTGGATCCAGCTGATATCAAGGGCGCTGCAGGTGCTGATATTGTGCAGTCACGTTGTGGGCACTTTTATGTGCCTCCTGCTGTTGGTGAAGTGCAGGCTTTCAGAATTTCAGGTCCAAAGTTTGTAAAGCTGAACCATGGTACATGGCATGCTGGGCCATTATTTACAGATGACAAAATGGACTTTTACAATCTGGAGCTGAACAATACTAAT GTGGTTGATCACACAACACATGACTTCATCAAGAAGAATGGGGTGGTTTTCCTACTGGATGATTAG